Sequence from the Janthinobacterium lividum genome:
ATGCGGGCTGGCTGGGCGCCGCCATGCTGTGCTTTGGCGTGTGCGCCATCGGCGGCAACCTGCTGGGCGGCTGGTGCGCGGATCGCCCCCACGCGCTGCGTGCCACCGTGCTGGCCCTGGCCGCGCTGGCGCTCAATCTGCTGGGGTTTTATCTGCTGCGCGCCCAGCCCGTGGCCATGCTGGCCCTGTGCGGCACTTTGGGCTTGCTGTTCTTTGCCCTCGTCACCCTGTCCACCATGCGGCTGCTACGCCTGGCGCAACGGCATTGCCCGGGCAGCGACGCCGTGGCGGCGGGCCTGAATATCGCCGCCTTCAATGCGGGCACGGCCTTTGGCGGCGCGCTGGGAGGTGCGCTGATCGTCGCTTTTGGCTTGCCCAGCATTGCCATCGGCGGCGCGCTGGCGGCGCTGCTGGCCATGCTGCTGCTATGGTTTCAGGCGTAAAAACTAGACTCTCCGCTCTAGTTTTTGCGTTCAAACGCCCACTGCCTTTGGCGTACACTGGCCTGCAAAAGGCGGTATAAAACAAGGGGATAGGGGTATGCAACGCAGATCGTTTCTGAAACTGGGCGTGCTCGGCGCCTGCGCGCTGGCCGCCGGAGGGGCGGCCTATCGCCTGGTGCGCGGGCCGGCGCCACCAGGCCACTTCGTGCTCGATGGCGCGGCGCGCGCGGCGCTGGCGGCCATCGTGCCGGCCATGCTGGGCAGCGCGCTGCCGCGGGAAGCCCCCGCGCGGGCCGCGGCGCTCGATGGCGCCATCGCCGGCGTGGACACGGCCATCCGTGGCTTGCCCCTGGCGGCGCAGCAGGAGGTGCAGGATCTGTTTGGTCTGCTGGCGCTGGCACCCGCGCGGCGCTTCGTCGCCGGCGTGCATGGCGGCTGGCGCGAAGCCGATCCCGCCCAGGTGGCCGCCTTTCTGCAGTCGTGGCGCACGCACCGCCTGGCTACCCTGCAGACGGCCTATCTGGCCCTGCATGATCTGATCCTCGGCGCCTGGTATGCCGATGCCGCCCACTGGGCCGCCATCGGCTATCCGGGACCGCTGCCCGAACTGAGCGCATAAGGCATCCATGAGCACCTCTCCCATTCTTGACCCCATCGCCATCGGCGTGGCCAGCGGCTGGAACGTCACCGACGCCAGCACCGTGGCCGCCGACCGTACGCTGGAAGCCGACGTGGTCATCATCGGCAGCGGCGCCGGCGGCGGCGTGACGGCGGAAATCCTCGCGCTGGCAGGCTTGAAAGTCTTGATCGTCGAGGAGGGCGGCTTGAAGTCCTCGCAAGACTTCAAGATGCGCGAAGCGGACGCCTATCCCGCGCTGTACCAGGAATCGGCCGCGCGCAAGACGCGCGACAAGGCGATCAATATCCTGCAGGGGCGCACCGTGGGCGGTTCGACCACCGTCAACTGGACCTCGAGCTTCCGCACACCGCCCGGCACCCTCGAATACTGGCGCAAGCATTTTGGCTTGTCCGGCTATTCCATCGATGCCATGGCGCCGTGGTTCGCCATGATGGAAAAACGCCTGCACGTGAGCGACTGGGCCGCGCCACCCAATGAAAACAACGACTTATTGCGCCGTGGCGCCACGGCGCTGGGCATTCCCACGGCCGCCATCCGGCGCAACGTGAACGGCTGCTGGAACCTTGGCTACTGCGGCATGGGTTGCCCGACCAACGCCAAGCAGTCGATGCTGGTGACGACGATCCCGTCGGCGCTGGCGCTGGGCGCGGGCCTGCTCGTGCATGCGCGCGCCGAGCGTTTCAGCTTCAAGGGCGAGCGCATCGACAGCCTGCAGGTGACGGCGCTGGACGCGGCGGGGCAAGTGCCCACGGGCGTGCGCCTCACCTTGCGCGCCAAGCACTTCGTGCTGGCCGGCGGCGCCATCAACTCGCCGGCGCTGCTGCTGCGCTCGCAGGCGCCCGACCCGCACGGCTTGCTGGGAAGGCGCACCTTCTTGCATCCGACGGTGATCTCGGCGGGCCTGTTCCCGCAGCGCGTCGACGCTTATGCGGGCGCGCCGCAGACGATTTATTCCGACCATTTCCTGCACACGGCGCCCATCGATGGTCCCATCGGCTACAAGCTCGAAGCGCCGCCGCTGCATCCGCTGCTGATGGCCACCACCATGGGCGGTTTCGGCGATGAACACGCGCGCACCATGCGCGAATTCCCCCATGCGCATGGCTTGCTGGCCCTGCTGCGCGACGGCTTTCACCATGATTCGGCGGGCGGCACGGTATCGATCGACAGCTTCGGTGCGCCCGTGCTCGACTATCCGCTCACGCCTTTTATGTGGGATGGCGTGCGGCGCGCGCTGCTGTCGATGGCGGAAATCCAGTTCGCCGCCGGCGCGAAAAGTGTCTATCCCGTGCATGAAATGGCCAGCCATTACACCAGCTGGGCGCAGGCGAAGCAGGCGATCGGCGATTTGCCGATGAAGGTGCTGCTGGCGCGGGTGGTGTCGGCCCACGTGATGGGCGGCTGCGCCATGTCGGACGATGCGCGCCTGGGCGTGGCGGGTGCCGATGGCCGCTACCACGGCGTGCGCAACCTGTCCGTGCACGACGGCTCGCTGCTGCCCACGTCGATAGGCGCCAATCCGCAATTGACGCTGTATGCGCTGGCCGCGCGCCTGGCCAGCGGCCTGGCGCGGGAGCTGACGGGAAAACCGGCGCCCGTGCCCGTTCCAGCGCCAGCATGATCGCACGCATACTCAAGTGGCTGATGCTGCTGCAAGTGCTGGCCGTGCTGGGGTTGGCGTACCTGGCCATGCAGGCGTGGGGCGTGGCTTCGCCGGTGCAGGCCGTGTTGCTGGCGCTGGCCATGCTGCTGGCCGTGCGCGCGCTGGTCGTGGCGCGCAATTTTTGGCAGAGCCGGCGGCTGGGTAGCCCCGTGCCACAGGAATATCAATTGGGTGTGCGGGGGGCCGCGCGGCTGTTCCTGGGCGAACTGCGCGCCACCCTGTGGGCCTCGTCATGGGGCATGCTGCGTCCGCGCCTGCATGCGGCCGACACAGTCGCTGGCCAGGGCCTGCCGGTGCTGCTGATCCACGGCTATGTGTGCAACCGCGGCTACTGGACGCAGCTGAGCCGGCAACTGGCGCGGGCTGGCGTCGTGCACGATGGCGTCGACCTGGAGCCCATCGGCGCCGATATCGAGCAATTTGTGCCCCAAGTGGAGCAAGCCATCACCGAGCTGCGCGCCCGCACTGGCAGCGACCGCGTGATTCTCGTCGCCCACAGCATGGGCGGCCTGGTGGCGCGCGCCTGGCTGCGCCGGCATGGCGCGCGGCGTGTCGCCCGCATCATCACCATCGGCACGCCGCACCACGGCACGGCGCTGGCCAACCTGGCGGCAGGCGCGAATGCCCGGCAGATGAGCCGTATCCATGGCGCGCCGGACGCCTGGCTGGCGCAGCTGGCCGCCAGCGAGACGCCGGAAACGCGCGCCCTGATCACCTCGATTTACTCGCACCACGACAATATCGTCGCGCCGCAGTCGTCCGCGCAGCTGCCCGACGCGCGCAATCTGGCCTTCGGCGGCATCGGCCATGTGGCGCTGGCCAGCGATGCGCGCGTGCTGCGTCAGCTGCTGGAAGAAATCACTATCAAGAACGAAGTCGCCCAGCCTCCGTCTTGCCCGCATTTTTCCTGAATCCTGTTGTGTTTTGTCTGCATGGCAAGACTGTCTGTTTTGACTCTGCTGTTGCCCCTGTTTAACAACGCCATGGGCAGATAATGCTGTTTTCCGCTGGCGTACTGTATTAAGCTAAGGTCAGAAGGGCAGCGGGAAAAATTGTTCCTGAGGCCGCTTGCGCCGTTCTGCAGACGTCCGGCGGCCAGATTTTTCTCAGGATCTATGGCAAGATATTGTAGGATTGTTATGTAGCCCGCGCATGCGAAAAGTTGAACGCAGGCAGAAAATGAGTCCACGTAGTTTTTATTGGGGGCGCTAATTGTCCGCACGTATCCTGATTATTGAAGATAACGCCACCAATATGGAATTGATGGTGTATTTGCTGCGTGCCTTCGGGTACACGCCGCTGGCCGCCTATGACGGCGAAGAGGGCGTGCGCATGGCGCGCAG
This genomic interval carries:
- a CDS encoding GMC family oxidoreductase, which codes for MSTSPILDPIAIGVASGWNVTDASTVAADRTLEADVVIIGSGAGGGVTAEILALAGLKVLIVEEGGLKSSQDFKMREADAYPALYQESAARKTRDKAINILQGRTVGGSTTVNWTSSFRTPPGTLEYWRKHFGLSGYSIDAMAPWFAMMEKRLHVSDWAAPPNENNDLLRRGATALGIPTAAIRRNVNGCWNLGYCGMGCPTNAKQSMLVTTIPSALALGAGLLVHARAERFSFKGERIDSLQVTALDAAGQVPTGVRLTLRAKHFVLAGGAINSPALLLRSQAPDPHGLLGRRTFLHPTVISAGLFPQRVDAYAGAPQTIYSDHFLHTAPIDGPIGYKLEAPPLHPLLMATTMGGFGDEHARTMREFPHAHGLLALLRDGFHHDSAGGTVSIDSFGAPVLDYPLTPFMWDGVRRALLSMAEIQFAAGAKSVYPVHEMASHYTSWAQAKQAIGDLPMKVLLARVVSAHVMGGCAMSDDARLGVAGADGRYHGVRNLSVHDGSLLPTSIGANPQLTLYALAARLASGLARELTGKPAPVPVPAPA
- a CDS encoding alpha/beta fold hydrolase, with the protein product MIARILKWLMLLQVLAVLGLAYLAMQAWGVASPVQAVLLALAMLLAVRALVVARNFWQSRRLGSPVPQEYQLGVRGAARLFLGELRATLWASSWGMLRPRLHAADTVAGQGLPVLLIHGYVCNRGYWTQLSRQLARAGVVHDGVDLEPIGADIEQFVPQVEQAITELRARTGSDRVILVAHSMGGLVARAWLRRHGARRVARIITIGTPHHGTALANLAAGANARQMSRIHGAPDAWLAQLAASETPETRALITSIYSHHDNIVAPQSSAQLPDARNLAFGGIGHVALASDARVLRQLLEEITIKNEVAQPPSCPHFS